In a single window of the Arenicella chitinivorans genome:
- the gshA gene encoding glutamate--cysteine ligase: protein MLDTKCTSTLALIDPELALNLKSIVRGVEKEGLRVTPDNTVAQDGHPRALGSTLTHDSITTDYSEALLEFITPTSTSIDNTIEYLDRLHKLTLQNIGQQVIWPVSMPCSLNGDESIPIADYGTSNIGRLKHVYRQGLAVRYGRIMQSIAGIHYNFSLPDSFWQAYQQKMQAQSLTSSESLQDFKSAQYFSLIRNFRRYSWILHYLFGASPVLDQSFLNGRETHLQKFGERTFGLPYATSLRMSDLGYQNTAQQDLHVSYSSLPEYVKTLGEAIHQKYPPYEKIGVKVDGEYRQLNTNVLQIENEYYSDIRPKRVTHSGEKPIAALRDRGVEYIEVRILDINPFTRVGISASQMRFMDAFLLYCLFSQCPEVSDSCCPEIRDNQTKVILEGRNPDLTLRWGDHEIPFKQAATELLSAVQEIAGKLDQAHGADLHSTAVQEQLAKVENVALTPSGQVMQRIQNGEEFLEIARDQADQFAQQFSELAANVDFDQTLNEMAETSLRKQAELEQSDTLSFDEFLAAYNQA from the coding sequence ATGCTTGATACCAAATGCACGTCGACGTTGGCGTTAATTGATCCCGAGTTGGCTTTAAACCTGAAAAGTATCGTGCGCGGGGTAGAAAAAGAAGGCCTGCGAGTCACACCTGACAATACCGTGGCACAAGACGGCCATCCGCGTGCGCTGGGCTCCACCTTGACGCACGACAGTATCACCACCGATTACTCCGAAGCCCTGCTCGAGTTTATAACCCCAACCAGTACAAGCATCGACAACACGATTGAGTATTTGGATCGGCTGCATAAGCTCACGTTGCAGAATATTGGGCAGCAGGTGATTTGGCCGGTGAGCATGCCGTGTAGCCTGAATGGTGATGAGAGTATTCCCATCGCCGATTATGGCACGTCGAATATTGGCCGCTTGAAGCATGTGTACCGTCAGGGTTTAGCTGTGCGCTACGGGCGAATCATGCAGTCCATCGCGGGGATTCATTATAACTTCTCACTGCCCGATAGTTTTTGGCAGGCTTATCAACAAAAGATGCAGGCCCAGTCTCTGACCTCTTCGGAATCGTTGCAAGACTTTAAATCAGCCCAGTATTTTTCGCTGATTCGTAACTTCCGCCGATACTCATGGATTCTGCATTACCTGTTTGGTGCCTCACCCGTACTCGATCAAAGTTTCCTGAATGGGCGTGAAACGCATCTTCAGAAATTTGGTGAGCGCACATTCGGATTGCCGTACGCAACCTCACTCCGCATGAGTGATTTGGGTTACCAAAACACCGCGCAGCAGGATTTGCACGTGTCATATTCGTCACTGCCGGAGTACGTAAAAACCCTGGGCGAAGCGATACACCAAAAGTATCCGCCGTACGAAAAGATTGGCGTTAAGGTTGATGGTGAATATCGTCAGTTAAACACCAATGTGCTGCAAATCGAGAATGAATATTACAGCGATATTCGCCCTAAGCGCGTCACGCATTCCGGAGAAAAGCCCATCGCTGCATTACGCGATCGTGGCGTGGAATACATCGAAGTCCGTATTCTGGACATCAATCCGTTCACCCGAGTTGGTATCTCTGCCTCGCAGATGCGTTTTATGGATGCATTCCTGCTGTATTGTCTGTTCTCACAGTGTCCTGAAGTTAGTGATAGTTGCTGCCCTGAAATTCGCGACAATCAAACCAAAGTGATTCTGGAAGGGCGCAACCCCGACCTAACCCTGCGCTGGGGCGATCACGAGATTCCGTTCAAACAGGCGGCAACCGAATTACTGTCGGCCGTGCAGGAGATTGCCGGAAAGCTAGACCAAGCACACGGTGCCGATCTACACAGTACCGCAGTGCAGGAGCAACTAGCCAAAGTCGAAAACGTGGCACTCACGCCATCCGGCCAAGTCATGCAACGAATTCAAAATGGCGAAGAGTTCCTAGAAATTGCCCGTGACCAGGCAGACCAGTTTGCTCAGCAATTTAGTGAACTCGCCGCGAATGTAGATTTTGATCAAACGCTAAACGAAATGGCAGAAACCTCATTACGCAAACAGGCCGAATTAGAACAAAGCGACACACTGAGCTTTGACGAATTTTTGGCGGCTTATAATCAGGCGTAG
- a CDS encoding SDR family oxidoreductase — MPNISEFKDAVIWITGASSGIGEALALAFANEGARLVLSARNQDTLEAVKAKCDQLSGKPENSVVVLLDVTDSSQIDSALKDVMAHFGRVDLLINNAGISQRSRCLDTEMSTYRTIFDVDVFGQMELTKAVLPVMLEQGQGHIAVTASVAGKIGAPFRTGYSAAKHAMMGFFDALRTEVHDQNIRVTTIVPGYIQTNISANAVVGDGSKFGQLDTDIRGGMSATECAEQILRGMRKGKLEIPVGRGMEMQALWLKRFFPNLLFKLANKQYQKAARRGGFKL, encoded by the coding sequence ATGCCGAATATATCTGAATTTAAGGACGCTGTGATTTGGATCACGGGCGCATCATCGGGTATTGGCGAAGCGCTGGCGCTCGCGTTTGCCAACGAGGGCGCGCGCTTGGTTTTGTCGGCGCGCAATCAAGACACCTTGGAAGCCGTCAAAGCCAAGTGCGATCAACTGAGCGGCAAGCCAGAAAACAGTGTCGTGGTGCTGCTAGATGTGACCGACTCTTCGCAGATAGACAGCGCACTGAAAGACGTTATGGCGCATTTTGGCCGCGTTGATTTGCTCATTAATAACGCCGGTATCTCACAGCGCTCTCGTTGTTTGGATACCGAAATGTCGACTTATCGAACCATCTTCGATGTCGACGTGTTTGGACAAATGGAGCTTACAAAGGCGGTATTGCCGGTCATGCTTGAGCAAGGACAAGGCCATATCGCTGTAACTGCCTCGGTAGCAGGAAAAATAGGCGCGCCATTTCGAACCGGGTATTCCGCAGCTAAACACGCCATGATGGGCTTTTTCGACGCGCTGCGCACGGAAGTACACGACCAGAATATTCGCGTCACCACCATTGTGCCAGGGTATATCCAAACCAATATTTCCGCGAATGCCGTGGTCGGTGATGGTTCTAAGTTTGGTCAGCTGGATACAGACATTCGTGGTGGCATGTCGGCCACGGAGTGCGCCGAACAAATCCTACGCGGAATGCGTAAGGGAAAGCTCGAAATCCCGGTCGGTAGAGGCATGGAAATGCAGGCGCTGTGGTTGAAACGATTTTTTCCGAACCTGCTGTTTAAGCTGGCCAATAAGCAATACCAGAAAGCAGCACGTCGTGGTGGATTCAAGTTATGA
- a CDS encoding efflux RND transporter periplasmic adaptor subunit yields MNFHIDSERKRWLLVCLAIVGFGAITLFLLTVLKSEPQLTPIEARTPVIDAEPLVWRSGHFEISASGRVVPVATVKLQAQVSGEVVELSDSFKSGAYFNAGDALLTINPVSLSARVAELNAQLASAKADLVLAEAQLARSKKLVELKAAAQEELDQRQAALGAAQARVVQFEASLKSAQTDLSRSVIRAPFNGRVVSERVSIGDVLAPGVQFADIYSTEAFELSVALAESDAVLLEGLFNAETAHIAARVESEFGGTRFYWPAVVDRVEAGLDSASRTIDVIVRVDAPEARGLALQETDVEAPPLLPSMFAQAFIQTRDFGQYIKVSRDSVRSDNTIWFVQVDSQGFGEVQSASARTLSNQQETAFIQPAIESDGQLYVLGSDIGGVLPGNQVQIRNHEPSSSVPAEEPLNAEEPSAIEEPSAVQEPSATDEPLTPSRNQTPTQLTDQPGAADVNPDLPTEQQ; encoded by the coding sequence ATGAATTTTCATATTGATAGTGAACGTAAACGCTGGCTACTGGTTTGCTTGGCGATAGTTGGTTTTGGCGCGATTACGCTGTTTTTGCTGACGGTGCTCAAGAGCGAGCCGCAGCTGACGCCGATTGAGGCCCGAACGCCGGTGATAGACGCCGAGCCTTTGGTGTGGCGGAGCGGTCATTTTGAGATTTCAGCCAGTGGTCGAGTCGTGCCGGTTGCGACCGTGAAACTTCAAGCTCAGGTCTCGGGCGAGGTGGTTGAGCTGAGCGATAGCTTTAAGTCGGGCGCCTATTTTAACGCCGGCGATGCCTTATTAACCATTAACCCTGTCAGTTTGTCGGCTCGTGTAGCCGAATTGAATGCGCAGTTAGCCAGCGCCAAGGCTGATCTGGTGCTTGCTGAGGCACAATTGGCGAGGTCTAAAAAATTGGTAGAGCTAAAAGCCGCCGCGCAAGAGGAGTTAGATCAACGACAAGCCGCTTTAGGCGCCGCTCAAGCTCGGGTCGTGCAATTTGAGGCGAGTCTAAAAAGTGCTCAAACTGATCTGAGCAGGAGCGTTATTCGCGCACCATTTAATGGCCGTGTGGTCAGCGAACGTGTCAGTATAGGTGATGTGTTAGCACCGGGTGTTCAATTTGCCGACATTTACTCAACCGAGGCTTTCGAACTCTCAGTGGCTTTGGCTGAGTCAGACGCGGTTCTTCTCGAGGGTTTATTTAACGCTGAAACCGCGCACATCGCCGCAAGGGTTGAGTCTGAGTTTGGCGGAACTCGTTTTTATTGGCCGGCGGTGGTTGATCGGGTCGAAGCAGGCTTAGACAGTGCTTCGCGCACGATCGACGTGATTGTGCGCGTCGATGCGCCTGAAGCTCGCGGTCTAGCACTGCAAGAAACGGATGTTGAAGCGCCGCCGTTGTTGCCTAGTATGTTCGCGCAAGCGTTTATCCAAACGCGTGACTTTGGGCAATATATTAAAGTGAGTCGTGATAGCGTGCGCTCAGACAATACCATCTGGTTTGTGCAGGTAGACTCTCAGGGCTTCGGTGAAGTGCAGTCCGCTAGTGCTAGAACACTTAGCAATCAGCAAGAGACGGCATTTATACAACCGGCGATTGAGAGCGATGGCCAACTGTATGTATTAGGGTCAGACATCGGCGGTGTATTGCCTGGAAACCAGGTGCAGATTCGCAACCATGAACCAAGCTCAAGCGTTCCGGCAGAAGAGCCTTTAAATGCAGAAGAGCCCTCAGCGATAGAAGAGCCCTCAGCGGTGCAAGAGCCTTCAGCTACTGATGAGCCACTTACACCAAGCCGCAACCAAACACCGACCCAGTTGACCGATCAACCCGGCGCGGCCGATGTCAACCCAGACCTGCCCACTGAGCAACAGTAA
- a CDS encoding CerR family C-terminal domain-containing protein: MTEKKAGPGVGELAREKLLQAALDMFGQHGFDGVSIRQISDSAGMNVSSISYHFGSKDGLYCAVADYIGAQIIEHSHAPATAAEEFLNTQSLDAGEAMNHLLSIVENMMQIMLPDSVETKRWARFVTQFQLGEDARDHWLSKNPFHDLVAKLVAIVRSEPDKTLENAIIAQTIFGQVLVFRVSRMSAKMALNISSFGPEEVAQIKRVVFSNIQKLLSQ, encoded by the coding sequence GTGACCGAAAAAAAGGCTGGACCCGGTGTTGGTGAACTCGCACGAGAGAAGCTACTTCAAGCAGCGCTGGATATGTTCGGCCAACATGGCTTCGATGGTGTTTCGATTCGTCAAATCAGTGACTCTGCTGGCATGAACGTGTCTTCTATTAGCTACCATTTTGGAAGCAAAGACGGCCTGTACTGCGCCGTGGCTGACTATATAGGTGCGCAAATTATTGAGCATAGTCATGCGCCTGCCACGGCTGCTGAAGAGTTCCTTAACACACAGAGCTTGGATGCTGGTGAAGCCATGAATCACCTTCTGAGTATTGTAGAAAACATGATGCAAATCATGCTTCCAGATTCAGTTGAGACTAAGCGCTGGGCTCGATTTGTTACTCAATTTCAGTTGGGTGAGGATGCGCGAGATCATTGGCTGAGCAAAAACCCATTTCATGATTTGGTCGCAAAGTTGGTGGCGATTGTTCGCAGCGAACCCGACAAAACGCTCGAGAATGCCATTATTGCGCAGACCATATTTGGCCAAGTATTGGTGTTCAGAGTAAGCCGTATGAGCGCCAAAATGGCACTAAATATTAGTTCATTTGGGCCTGAGGAAGTCGCACAGATCAAACGAGTTGTGTTCTCAAATATTCAAAAACTATTGTCACAATAA
- a CDS encoding glycosyl hydrolase family 28-related protein codes for MSERDMSKRRDFISGSLALGGGALASMAITSADASTSLSNNCINVTEAPYSAVGDGVANDTVAFQSALDDAGSLGGGIVFVPTGYYLLDAIEVPRNVTLRGVFEMPPNWKASFTTAENELPQGTTLVASSYTEGVDEAFISLAHHNATVKGLIIYYPGQSKTNPVNYSYTIRGGTPQNQSCDNLSVIDVLLVNSFKGIDFGKYRIGRHLIQRVYGRPISVGIYIDNCQDTGRIEDVHFWPFWAAEPSSGVNGYIANNGVALWLRKSDWQIVNNFFCFGYKIGVKFDKEAEKTNGSGQTYYLGALGGQGTNGQFTNLNIDAANIGIEADYIATQGVTLSNVNIACSSFYGATTRIAITQPQNAQYRGPFTITNGNFWGDFATNIISFAGTNPGVEPGPLRVSNCHFNGWTGVAAISLVSGRASIQGNYFKDLRGKSVYIGSGCDRVIIMGNHFVGNPVENYGSPNLTIIANNL; via the coding sequence ATGAGTGAACGAGACATGAGCAAACGAAGAGATTTTATTAGTGGATCGCTGGCTTTGGGAGGGGGCGCACTTGCAAGTATGGCAATAACATCTGCAGATGCTTCTACATCTCTATCAAACAACTGCATTAATGTCACAGAAGCCCCTTATAGCGCCGTAGGTGACGGTGTCGCCAACGATACTGTTGCTTTTCAATCGGCACTAGATGATGCTGGTTCTTTAGGAGGGGGTATAGTCTTTGTTCCTACGGGTTACTATCTTCTTGATGCTATCGAGGTGCCAAGAAATGTGACACTAAGAGGTGTGTTCGAGATGCCGCCAAACTGGAAAGCATCATTCACGACGGCAGAAAATGAACTTCCACAAGGTACAACATTGGTTGCTTCATCCTATACAGAAGGTGTTGATGAAGCATTTATCAGCTTAGCTCATCATAATGCTACAGTTAAAGGTTTAATTATATATTACCCGGGCCAGAGCAAAACTAACCCCGTCAATTACTCATATACTATTCGTGGGGGAACACCTCAAAATCAATCATGTGACAATTTGTCAGTTATTGATGTTCTGCTTGTTAATTCTTTTAAAGGTATCGATTTCGGTAAGTATAGGATTGGGCGGCATTTAATCCAAAGAGTCTACGGACGCCCAATCAGTGTTGGAATCTATATCGATAATTGTCAGGATACTGGTCGAATAGAAGATGTTCATTTTTGGCCTTTTTGGGCAGCCGAGCCTTCAAGTGGTGTGAACGGATACATCGCAAACAATGGTGTTGCTTTGTGGCTTAGAAAGAGTGACTGGCAAATAGTCAATAACTTTTTTTGTTTCGGCTATAAGATTGGAGTTAAGTTTGATAAGGAAGCTGAAAAAACTAATGGGAGTGGTCAAACGTATTATCTTGGTGCGCTCGGTGGTCAAGGAACAAATGGACAGTTTACTAACCTGAATATTGATGCAGCGAATATTGGAATAGAAGCAGATTATATTGCAACACAGGGCGTTACGTTATCTAACGTAAACATTGCATGCAGCAGTTTTTACGGTGCGACGACTCGCATTGCAATCACTCAACCACAGAATGCTCAATATAGAGGTCCGTTTACAATTACCAATGGTAATTTTTGGGGTGATTTTGCGACTAATATTATTTCTTTTGCGGGAACAAATCCTGGAGTCGAGCCTGGGCCTTTAAGGGTCAGTAATTGCCACTTTAATGGATGGACTGGTGTTGCCGCTATAAGTCTAGTTAGTGGTCGTGCTAGTATCCAGGGCAACTACTTTAAAGATCTAAGAGGTAAGTCGGTTTATATTGGGAGTGGTTGCGATCGTGTCATTATTATGGGTAACCACTTCGTCGGCAACCCTGTCGAAAACTATGGCTCACCTAACTTGACAATAATTGCAAATAACCTTTAA